Within Eublepharis macularius isolate TG4126 chromosome 19, MPM_Emac_v1.0, whole genome shotgun sequence, the genomic segment agatcagggggcggggccaccggccatgtgaccattttctcctagggcattttaaactttaaaaaactccccccttgttccagctgacccaaagtgacgtcattgtgtggtcctgagttccaccactgagttccaccacctctttccccagaaaaaaagccctggccccacCCATGGGAAAAACTTGAAGGTACCCTTATTTTGTCCCTAGTGGGTGTAAAAGCATGCTGGGGCAGCTTTTCCAACAGGGAAAAGGTCGGAATGGAATTCTTTTTCTTGATAAAGCAACCTTCCATCCACCTCCCCAGCTAACTTTGCAAGAGCAAGAAATTGCAACTAGTTTTAGCCCTCGGGGAGGAGGGAATCGCACCCTGCTCATGCCCAGCGGCCCTGCACCTCTTTCAGGAGTATTCCGACAGACCTCTGGTGCTCCCTGCCCCGAAGCCAGCCTGGCCCCCCGCCTGGCCCTCGCAGAGCCCCAGCCCCTCCTCATCTTTCCCTGCTCATCTccaggccccccccccgcaggcCCTGGGCCTTTCCCTCCCCCATCACCGCTGCCCCCCCAATCTGGCTCTCCCTTCTGCTCTCCCTCCTGCAGCAAGTGAAGCTGAGCAGCCCGGACTACAAGGACTGCAACCGGGACGAAGTGGTGGAGGATTTCCTGAAGCGGATCGAGTGCTACCAGAAGACCTACCAGCCCCTCGACGATGAACTGGACAGGTAAGGCGCCTCCTCCCCTCTGGCTGCCCAGTGCTTGCCTCGAAGGCACAGGGAGAGCTCTGTGTCGCTCACAGGCCGTCCGGCTTCCCTGGAGTTTGCACGGAAGGTCAACTTTAAGAGTGAAAAATGTACTGCCTGCAGGTTGTGCCCAGTAAAAATATATGTGGAAGACATACAGTTCTTGCCAAGCTTTTCTGAAAGAAGGAACGCAAGACCTGGTCCTCCCAGGCCAGCCTTCTGTTCGTAATAGTGGCTGGATTCATTGGCAGGCTCCTGGTTgggaagtttctggagatttggggggtggagcctggagagggcaggactTGGGAGGGGGCACTTCAGCGGgctgtaatgccatagagacaaggcagccatttcctccaggggaacggatctctgtcacctggagatctgtcgtaattccgggagatctccagccgccacctggaggctggcaaccctaggctggaaGGATCCTTCCAAGCAGAACCTGTCTCCTGCCTCTGGCAGTCAGAGGTACACAGCCTCTGCCCGTGCAGTAACATATAGCGAGCGATCATGACTGGCAACCTTTACATCTGATTTAATACTTTAGGCAATTCTCTTTGCATCAGGTGGTAGCATATTCCATACATTTCTCGCAAATTGCACAAACAAGAACTTTCCTTTTTTGAACCTGAACTGGGTTCTTTTTGTCAGGAGCAGTGGAAACAGAACCAGTTCTGCACAATTACAGAAAGCAAATCTATGCAAATTGGAAGACAGTTTTTGCCAAGGAATATATTGCTTCAGGGAACAGCTAAAACAAGACATGGAAAATCCATGATTGGCGCTCCTGCAGACTTTGATTTCAAAACCAGATATATTTATAgagaacatttgtatgctgcctttctgcccaattagGGTCCTCAAGGGGCTGAACaattaaaaagacatttaaaatcagcctttaaaagcagcagagataaAACCACCAATGACAAACAAATAAGAAGGGGGGGCAGCAGGGGTATGCTagaggaagcagaaaagggggcAAACGATGAACGGGGGGGTCGGGGGGAGGGGTTCCGTCATTTGGGCGCCAAGACCAAGAAGGTCCCTTTGGGGGCTGCTGGCAGCCCCTTCACCAGACTGGAACAGGACCCCAGTACTGGGAGAGGGGGGTGGTCAACCCCTCCCCctgctgttttttattatttaaatctGCCTTGGAGCTGCTATttttcccttggggggggggaaggtactGATACCTATATGCTTATCCCAGTATAGGTGATagcagagggaagagggaagaggcTTAACATGGGAAACTTCTCAGGGGGAAGAGCCAACCCAGTccttctctcagagccaagctacaagtgacgcctgacacgggttggacacttgtcagcttccctcaagttttgatgggaaatgtaggcatcctggtcttgtagctgtaatggagagccaagctgtaaaaccaggacacctacatttcccatcaaaacttgagggaagctgacaagtgtccaacctgtgtaaggcgtcactcgtagcttggctctcagtctaattTGGGGGCTCTGGCAGCTCATCTAAAATAAAATTAGGTGACAGATGCCAAAACCTAGCAGCTGCCACAGAGTCAGGTGGCCTCAACTTTCTTCATAAAACAAAGAGGGAGATGTGCTGTCTAAAACTGGAAAGCACCTTTCTGCTGAGTGACAGGCTGTCTGTCACACAGTCCTTTCCCGTGGCCCCCAATTGCTGTGCCGCTGTCTGTACGGCAGTTGCCCTCAGTCCATGTCACTCTTGAATTTCTACGTGTACAAACatttccctttccctcctctGACTGCATTTCCACGTTTCACAGAATAATTGTGTCTATTACATAACTGTACTAACGGCACATGATGCACAAACACGTGTCATGGAGTCCAAAACATGGAGTCTGGAAGAATTGCAGAGCATCTCAAACGACTGCATCTGCTCGAGAGCCCCCAGTCATGTGACCCTACTTTCCCACCCAGCTCCCTGTCCTACATCAAAATCTTCAACGTTGGTAGTCGGTACCTGGTGAACCGGGTTCAGGACCACGTGCAGAGCCGCACAGTGTATTACCTGATGAACATCCACGTGACGCCTCGTTCCATCTACCTCAGCCGGCACGGGGAGAGCGAGCTCAACTTGCGGGGGCGCATTGGGGGTGACTCAGGACTGTCTGAACGTGGCAAACAGGTAAGGCAAAAAAGAAAGGGTCAAGGACCAGCTATGCCAACCCTCTGGTCGAAGAAACATCCTATCAGTTTGAGCGAGATCCCCGTCTGATCCCGAAGAACAGAATATGCATAGTTACCTTACACCGAGTCATCCCATCAGGCCATGCCATGCAGCAccatctgctctgactggcagaggctctttGGGGGCTCAGGCAGAGGTCCTGCCTTACTCTGCTACCCACAGTCTTTTAAATGGAGGTGGTAGTGTATGGAATTCAAGGTCACAGGTTCAAAGTTTGCATTTTAGCAGTGAACTGTAAATCCCCACTTATCTTTGCATTGCTTCCTGTGTTTCTATTGGAGTGCCCGAAGAGCCTTTCAGATTATCTTGGGGAACTGTAATGGGAAGGCAAGGCTGCAGCCTTTTATAGGTGTTATCTGTAAGCAGGATGGAATTCCAGAATTATGTTGGATTCTATTCATACACAGCTCAAAACAGGTTATTATTCAACAGGCAATCCCGGCATAACGTTTTCTGCACCCAAAATGCTTATGATTGCTTTTTGAAAAGCTAGCCCGGGAGCTACACTGGAAACAGACCTTGGAGTGAAGAAGGTTTCTGCCATGTCCTTTCTCTTAGAATGTGTTGAATGGGCAGTTTGTGCCACAACTTtaggttactttaaaaaaaattcagtttaaCAGAAGGTTTGTGGCACTTTCCATTTCTATGTGTTTTAGCATGAGCGAATTTGTAGCCCTTAACTTCTGCACCATGTGATCAATGCAGattagaggcgggcacgaactgaaatacaagccaaagtttgtcacaaaccgggtcagttcatggttcgcatgGGAGCTAATTTCTCACGAACTGTAACAAATTTTAGCCCAgattgtttggttcatttttcgtttcgtcactgcagacagcctggtactgatcaatcagtttcctaggcaatgaggtgGATGgattctctgcagaccttctgctaacccggaagtgacgttttcacaaactgaatgaaccggtttgtgaaccagggcaagttcatgaaagtttgtgattcgtggttcgtgaaatgcgatgacccacgaactgcatggttcagaattttcccagtttatgCCCACCTGTAATGCAGACACTGTACAGACTGACATTTCATGCTTACTTATAAGTTAGATTTTTTTCCAAGGACGGTGTTGCTGTTACTTCAGATGGGCAGTTGTTGTCAATAATTTCAATCTGTAACcaagaatgattttttttctccttgcatGGTTCTAGGACCAATTTGTACAACCCCTTGGGTACAAAATGACAAGGTCTGAGAATCTCGAACTTACAACAAACCTTTATTCTGTATCacttccctttctctctccctgccaGTTTGCCTGTGCCTTGGCCACCTTCATCCGCTCCCAATGCATCCAGGACCTCAAAGTCTGGACGAGCCACATGAAGCGCACTATCCAGACAGCAGAAGCGTTGCATGTCCCCTACGAGCAGTGGAAGGCACTGAACGAAATTGATGCGGTGAGAACCACTCATTCACCTGTTCTAACACTAGACAGCCTGCCTTGCTCCTCCTAAatgggaggtggagcctcagGTCCTGTTCTCCTACCTCTCCCCAAAGACATTAAACCACTACCTTCACCTCTCTTTTAACATCCTAACCTTTCGATGGAGTTAATTTTGGTTATTATTAAACATTACACAATCCACATGTTTTCTGTTAAGTTGTAACTCTTTTTTGGCCTTGTAAGGTGAATAAAGGGGCTGACAGTATAGGGCTACCGAGCTCAGTGGGAGAAAACTATGCCAAAATAAATGACCGTTGTCCCAACGGTATGATGTCAGTTTTActgtagagtttctggtgattcctagaaaggactgacagcacttctgggttttccccagaagtgacatcatgatgttgcCAACAATGGCCCCTCATGTCGTCCGCCTCATGTCCTGCTCGTTGCAGGGCAGTAAGAAGGGCATTCTCTCTATTGTTTGCCAAGCCAAAGCCAGAAGAGtaatctatccagggctttttttctgggaaaagaggtggtggaactcagtggtggaactcagggctgcacaatgacgtcactttgggtcagctggaacaagcggggagttttttaaagtttaaatcaccctcaacgaaaatggtcacatggccggtggccccgccccctgatctccagactgaggggagttgagattgccctctgcgccacaaggtgcagagggcaatctaaactcccctctgtctggagatcagggggcggggccaccagccatgtgaccattttgaagaggtgccggaactccgttccaccacattccagctgaaaaaaagccctggatccatCAAAAAATAATACGTTTGTTCTACGTTTTTAGCAGCAAATATAGAGATTAGAGATACATAGGGCTTACGTACAGATATTTTAAGATTTTAAAAGGATGTTCTTTTTTTGGAAAACGTTTCAAGTCCAATAAGTAAGACTTCTTGCAGGTAAACGGGGTTAGAGCTATTAAATTCCACAGCAACAAGTCTCTTCAGTGGCTTTAATTATCATATATGCCACTGGTAATTAGAAGACTATTGGCTTTAAGACCTACATGGGATATGGTAGGTAGAGGGTAGTTAAAATGATGGCACCATCAACTGGCTAACATTCAGCTATAAACAAATAGAAATTGATTATTTCTGATCACTCATTAATTTCTTATAGGCATGAAGCCAGAAACAACCTCAGAAGCAGTCATACAGTTACAAAGGATAAGGCAAAAATGTGGGTTGTGTAATGTATAATGAGACTCAGAGGATACATCCTCTATCCAAGAAACTGGGATCAGACATCAGGCACTTCCATTAACACACTCAGCCTGAACTTTCACAAGGCTCTcatgttgttttccactgccccagaagctcagaccagaaccaagggcttgaaattaaatcaaaagagctttcggctgaacattaggaaaaacttcctgacagttggagcggcccctcagtggaacaggcttcctcgggaggtggtgggctctcctcctttggaggtttggagcagaggctagatggccatctgacagcaatgctagttctttgaacctgggcagatcatgagagggagggcaggaaaggttacatcagaGCTTAGTCCTCGTGGCCCCttattacatgcccagggtaatgccgatcgccaccttggggggcaggtagcaattttccccaggccagtttggctagggatcctgatagtgctttgccatcttctgggcatggagcaggggtcactggggcagtcgggggggggggtagttgtggatttcctgcattgtgcaggggattggactagatggccctagaggtcccttccaaccctatgattgtaTGATTCTGTCGCCAGCTCCCCATCTCTTCACTGTTTCAGGGTGTCTGTGAAGAAATGACTTATGAGGAGATCCAAGCCAATCATCCAGAAGAGTTCGCCCTGAGAGACCAAGACAAGTATCGATACCGCTATCCTAAGGGAGAGGTAAGGCAGGAACCTGCTGACTGGATACGTTTTGTTCGCTTCCGCACGCAGTAGGCTTGGACTGTGGAACCTCCTGCCACAAGGAGAGGTGATCACTAAGCAGGCTGGGAAGGGGCAAGAGGTGGCCTGATAGACAAGTATGAAGCTTTCAAAGGAGTGATGCTCGGATCGAAGCCAGGTCTCTGAATCTGTTTCTCCCTCCATCATCTCAGTCGTATGAAGATTTGGTGCAGCGCCTGGAACCTGTCATAATGGAGCTAGAACGGCAAGAGAACGTGCTGGTCATCTGCCACCAGGCTGTCATGCGCTGTCTCCTGGCCTACTTCCTAGACAAAAGTGCAGGTACCAGACTCTTGTTCTCGGCATTCAGACCAGCGGCACTCTCTCTGGGCCTTTAACTTTCTGATTTGTGTCCATGCGAGGCTGCATATTTACTCGCGTTTGGAAGGTGGAGCACGAGCACCCAGCTCCCTGCAACTTATGCAAGCAGTAAGGTATTCTCCCATCAGTTGTGTTTCTTTCCCCGCATACCCACAAGAAGAAACGGCTGGGtactggacacacacacacacagtcggATCTTCCTGCACACCGCCCCTgttaggaggagggaaagaggggcaGAGGCCTGGATTCCTACCCTGGAACTCCCTAGTTTAATTTTCTGTTCTCTCTCCATCCAGAGGAATTGCCGTACCTGAAGTGCCCACTACACACTGTTCTGAAGCTAACACCAGTGGCCTATGGTGAGTGTTTCCATCCGTGGCAGCATTACTCTCTCACCAAAGGCCGGGCCTGCCTGTGGGTTTTAGAAAATCCAGTTGCCTGCTTCCCTCCGCTGAGGGGTAAACAAGACACTGAGACCcagctagggctttttttctgtgggaacgcgggggaacggagttccggcacctcttaaaaatggtcacatggccagtggccccgccccctgatctccagacagaggggagttgccaCAGTGCCAAATCAAACATGCCAGGAATTTCCTTTCTCCAAAGTCCACTATGCTCCCTCCCATGTGGTAGTTGTGCACCTGCTCAATAACCCTTCCCATTTGTGAGGCTGAGGGGAAAGACAGTTTTACTCAAAACATGTCTGTAAAAGACTGTGACCTGGCTGAGCTTGATTCTCGGGCTCCCCTTCCCTTTTGCCTTTTTGCATTTAAACTGTAAGTCTTCAGAAAGGCGGAGCCTCCTAACTCTGTATGCACTGCTAAAGTCCAATTCAACCTCAAGAAGAGAAAGGCGCCACTTCTAAAGGCACTACTGAAACATGGTGCGGCTGAGACAATAATATTTACAGGGTGGGGACTTTGCAGTCTGACAGCATCTTGTTTAAATCCAGCTGCTTCCTGCACAGGGCAGCTTAGCACATCAGGTTTTTGCTTCACCAGCATCACGTTTTAATCAGGAATCAAGccggaagggaggagggaagcaagCAGCCGTTGGCGCATCAGGTCCTCAGACTTTTCTTCCCATTGTAGCCCCTCAGGCCCCTTTGCCTGCCCGCTGCTCTCCCAGGCCTGGTGGTGACATGCCTTTCAGGCAAGGAACTGCTCCGCCACCCGCATTTCCCCCCCGCAACAGAGGAGAACTGCTAAAGCCTCCTGTGGACTGCTGTTTAGTGTTTATTTTTCACGTACTCCCAGTAAGACTGAAATTCTTCTTTTGGGGGCAGGCTGTGAGGTGGAATCGATCTTCCTCAACATTGAGGCTGTGAACACACACCGGGAACGCCCACAGGTAAGCAAGTTTCTGGCCCCAGCAAAAAGTGTGCCCCGCCAGGGATCCAATGGGATCCTCTGGAGAGCGACAACAAGAGAATACGTTGGCTGTGATCGGAGAGCTTCCGGATAGCACTGCTTTGCCATGAAGACTCTTGAGCACCGAGGGCTGTCCTGCTCCTGAGCCAGCGCGGCAGAGCCCGCCAGCTCGCTCCTCTAACCCTGCCaactggagccccccccccccccgcaacagaaATGGCCACCCTGTGCAGATTCGCTTGCCTCTCTCCCTCTGTAATGTTTTCCTCTTTATCTTCCCCATCCCCGCTCAGCATCGGTCCTACAAAGCTAGCCAGGCCCCCTTGTACCGGCACTACCGTTCCGTGCCAATGGCCAGTCCCGAGCCAACCAAACAACCCTGCTGGGAAGATCTGGGCcggtcccctcccccctgcctgtTTGGCCCTCAGGTAAAGACTCCCCCCTCACCTGGCTCGCTCATCTAACCCTCTCCTGAAGATCTTAATCATCTTGTCTTGTGGTGGATATTAACAAGATTACCAACTAGGCGGAGAGTCGTGGGACATTCCCCAGCCTTTACAGGCAATGGCGAAGTCTCAGAGACAAGGGCCTGTGGGGGCAGACCACTCACAAGCGATGGCTGCATTAACAGGGGTGGGAGGGGTGCCCAGAGACAAGGAAGAGAGAAGGTGCTGCCAACTCTCAAGTAGCAGGTCTATATTAGAGCAGGGGACAGAGCCCAGCTGGGTGCCGGAGTTAAGAAGAAGAGTGCAGCCCCCATTCTAATTTGCCCAGACACTTGACTGCTGTTGATACGACGACTCAGACCCCCTAGAAATCGTTGGTTTTGCTAAGCGCCTACAAAGGACGTGTCCcaaacatttctctctctctctctctctctctctcactgcagAATGTTGATGTGACTCGAGATCCAGAGGAGGCCCTGGACACAGTGCCAGACCATTATTAAGCACACTGAGTATTAAAAGAATCCCACTTCCTGTTCTGCTGTGGAGTCCCCCTTGCTTGTGCAGGCCCCTGGTCCATCCTGGGGGAATGGGGGTGGGAACAGGGGTGCGGTACCAACTTGCTGACATCATCTCATGGTCCTGGCCTTTATACATGTGACTGGACCTCTCGGAAAGAAAACTTGTTTGGGTCAACATGCCttgggtgcagggctttttttctgccggaatgcggcggaacggagttccggaacctcttgaaaatggtcacatggctggtggccccgccccctgatttccagacagaggggagttgagatcaggtgtggagtctgatctctgtctggagatcaggaggtggggccaccagccatgtgacgttttctccgagggcaacccactgagtcccaccacctctttttccaggaaaaaaaggcCTGCTTGGGTGGATACATGTAGCCCTGGGTTGTGCTGTCCATCATCAACGACGAAAACCGTAAAACAATGATGTGTGGAAAGGCAGAGGGAGAGAGCTAGGAAAGTTAAGTGCTTTGATTGCATCTGGAGAGATGCAAGCTTATTTTTAACTCTCATTGAGGTCAAAGCACCGTCAAAGTCTTAATTATTATTGCTTTTTTGGACAGACATTTCCCTACAATGTCGCACCCATATTACAGGGGCAGGTTAATCCAGAACAGTTCCATATTTGAATAGCATCTCAACCTTTGGTCCATATTCTCCTACCCTATAACacaaaaagagggagggaaggagggagggagggaggggtgagcATAATTAACTTTGCACCTAATGCCAAGCAGCCTTACCAAGAAAGCTTGTTTTGGTGATAGGTAAagtattgtttattatttatttaaaacatttatttgccacctttccaccttAGAGGagatcaaggcagcttacaatataaaacagaaacaaacataaaatatGTCAAAAATACAGTTAGAAACACCAATAAATTAAAAAGTGGCTAAGCAAAAAGGTATCTTTTTATAAAAGGTGAGTCATATGGGCAACAACTCACCTTTTCTATTGGCACAGGCTGTGGAAAGGGCAGGACAGTCGAGCCCACAGCCTCCACCTtccccagctgattggcaggGAAGGGACGGGATGGGCGAGCTGCCCCGGCTGGGGAAAGAGCAGGACAGTCGAGCCCACAGCCTCCACCTTCcccagctgtttggcagggaagGGACGGGATGGGCGAGCTGCCCCGGCTGGGGAAAGAGCAGGACAGTCGAGCCCACAGCCTCCACCTtccccagctgattggcaggGAAGGGACGGGATGGGCGAGCTGCCCCGGCTGGGGAAAGAGCAGGACAGTCGAGCCCACAGCCTCCACCTtccccagctgattggcaggGAAGGGGCAGGATGGGCGAGCTGCCCTGGCTGGGGAAAGGGCAGGACAGGTGAGCCCACAGCCTCCACCTtccccagctgattggcaggGAAGGGGCGGGATGGGCGAGCTGCCCCGGCTGGGGAAAGAGCAGGACAGTCGAGCCCACAGCCTCCACCTtccccagctgattggcaggGAAGGGGCGGGATGGGCGAGCTGCCCTGGCTGGGGAAAGGGCAGGACAGGTGAGCCCACAGCCTCCACCTtccccagctgattggcaggGAAGGGGCGGGATGGGCGAGCTGCCCTGGCTGGGGAAAGGGCAGGACAGTCGAGCCCACAGCCTCCACCTtccccagctgattggcaggGAAGGGGCAGGATGGGCGAGCTGCCCTGGCTGGGGAAAGGGCAGGACAGGCGAGCCGCTCGTGAAGCCCTCCCCAGCCACCATTGAGCTAGGCAAGCCTGTTCCCTCTGCCTCCCCAAGCCTcgattggggggtgggtggaagcaggccctccccatgcctcgatgtgggggggggcggtggcgGGCATGCCCGGCTCATCTACGCTGCCCTCCCCAGTCTCAGATGCAGCAACCCTATTTCTGCCCATTTGAGgatgaattgggccactgcagggcACAGGAATGCTGCCGGGACAGTGCAACGGGCcttgagtgctcctgcactccacaccaGCCCGATTTCCGCCTGTCTGAGGCTGAATCGGTCTAGTGTGGGGCGCAGGAATGCTGCCGGGGTGATGTGACGGGCCCTGAAGTGCTCCTACGCTCCACACCAGCCCGATTTCTGTCCATTTGGAGCCCTACTAGAGCCTGTGGTACTGTTAAACACAACAGCtagtcctaaataaaacagtcttcagctgcctctagTGTGTTGTGGAAGTTTTCTTCTGCTAGGAGAAATCTGCCAAGTTACATGGACTAATTTATATGAAACAGCTCGCATACAGTGAAAGCCGCCAAGGGACCTCTCCCAGCCTCATGTGAGTAAAGCAGCAGCTGACTGAAGATGGTTCTTCCCTTTGGCACCCGGGTGGCTTCCCCTGCAATCTACCGCTTGGGGGACTGACTGGTGTTTTCCTGACGCACCTGGCTCTGCTGCCGCCTCATCCCAGACACGGGGTCTTTGCTTTGGGCCTGATGAGGCAAACAGTGGGCTCGAATTAGGAAAACATTGGAGCAGAAAGCTAAATAAAGCAACAAGATCCATCCTCTAGCTGGGGCCtgggatctcctagaattacgactgatctgcagatgacagagatcagttccccccggagaaaatggctgctttggagggtggactttagggtCCCTCCCCCCcctagggtggtggtggagagtgccctcaagtcaaggctgacttatggcaacccctggcgcgGTTTTCCCGGCAAgtgaataacagaggtggtttgtcattaacctgcctctgcaaccctggtcttcattggaggtctcccattcaattactaaccaaggctgaccctgcttagcttctgagatctgatgagatcaggctcacctgggctatccaggtgagggacCCCTTACTAGGATCCACCCCAaatctcaggaatttcccagtctggagttggcaccCCTACTGTTCTCTCCTATCCTGTACTCTCTGTGCTGACTGCCAGCGGGTCTCCAGCGCCTCAGAGCTTAACTACACTTCTCAGGTTGCTTGCCTGAGGCTGGCAACTCGGACTGCCAACTCCAGCTAAGCGGCTGCAGGCTGTCTCCTGCCACCAGCAAGGACCGGGCAAGCCTGTTTGCACACTTTCCAGTGCTGGACAGGAAAGTGTGCCCTGGAAAATGTGTTGAGATTTTTATGTTTGGAACTCCCAGCAGTTTTTGAAACTCAATTTTCCAATGCATGTGGGAGCTTGATTCAGACTGGGCTTCCTTTGACTGGGACGGTGAGATTGCAACTGCGGTGCGCAGAGAGAAgggtcgccccccccccatggcatttTTCTCATCTTAAAGCCCCAGAAACCTGCTGTTTGCTATTTCCATTTCAACACAGAAGTCTCAGCACATGTCTGTTGTCAGGACTTGGGCTGGACTCAGAAATAATGTAACATATTGctatgccccccgcccccccaggcatGCTACCAAAGatctttaactgaagatgccaagaTTTTGGGTGTGAAAATCATGCGATTTGCCAATGAGCTATGAGAACTGCGCTGAGTGTAACTAGCAACCATGGTTGTCTAAATCTTAACTGTTGGACAAGCTACAATGTTCAAGTCAAGTCTGGATATGTGTTTGGTTGTCAACGTGACTAAAGATGGAGGCTGCCCTCAAAAAACTTCAGTGGGTACAGAATGGTGCAGTCCAGATGTTGCCTGGAGTGTGGGGTTGCCAGCCCTTTGAGGGCAATCACTGGGAGTTTTTTTTGGCAGGGGAGGCAGGGTTAGGCACCATGCAGTGTCACATGATGctgagatgtcacttccagttgtgtaaccagaagtgatgtgatgcaTTGCTCTaagctctatggttttaccatagagatctggATGACTGCTAGAGTGTTGGGTGATGCACAATGTCACTTTTGGTTGTgggaccagaagtgatgttgtggcattGCTGTaatggcactccccccccccacccccgttattCTCCAACTGCTGCACATTGCATCAGAGAGAAGCCAGAGCCTGGGGCAGGAGAtctgctatagtgggagacttGGTAAGCCGACTGCAGTGGGTCATCATGGGGACCATATCATTTCAGCCTTGGCCCATCTGCTCTGGCTCCCCATTTGTTTCTAGGCACCATTCAAGATACTGGTATTGAAGACCCAGATGGTCTGGGGTCAGCATAGCTTAAGGACCACCAACTCCCCTATGAACCTACCTGATAACCATGGGAGGCCTGCC encodes:
- the PFKFB1 gene encoding 6-phosphofructo-2-kinase/fructose-2,6-bisphosphatase 1 isoform X1; the protein is MAAEFGELTQNPLQKVWIPRTSKRLQRRGSSVPQFTNSPTMVIMVGLPARGKTYISKKLTRYLNWIGIPTKVFNVGQYRREAVQTYKNYEFFRPDNEEAMQIRRQCALAALRDVHTYLSSEEGQVAVFDATNTTRERRALILQFAKEHGYKVFFIESICDDPDIIQENITQVKLSSPDYKDCNRDEVVEDFLKRIECYQKTYQPLDDELDSSLSYIKIFNVGSRYLVNRVQDHVQSRTVYYLMNIHVTPRSIYLSRHGESELNLRGRIGGDSGLSERGKQFACALATFIRSQCIQDLKVWTSHMKRTIQTAEALHVPYEQWKALNEIDAGVCEEMTYEEIQANHPEEFALRDQDKYRYRYPKGESYEDLVQRLEPVIMELERQENVLVICHQAVMRCLLAYFLDKSAEELPYLKCPLHTVLKLTPVAYGCEVESIFLNIEAVNTHRERPQHRSYKASQAPLYRHYRSVPMASPEPTKQPCWEDLGRSPPPCLFGPQNVDVTRDPEEALDTVPDHY
- the PFKFB1 gene encoding 6-phosphofructo-2-kinase/fructose-2,6-bisphosphatase 1 isoform X3; translated protein: MAAEFGELTQNPLQKVWIPRTSKRLQRRGSSVPQFTNSPTMVIMVGLPARGKTYISKKLTRYLNWIGIPTKVFNVGQYRREAVQTYKNYEFFRPDNEEAMQIRRQCALAALRDVHTYLSSEEGQVAVFDATNTTRERRALILQFAKEHGYKVFFIESICDDPDIIQENITQVKLSSPDYKDCNRDEVVEDFLKRIECYQKTYQPLDDELDSSLSYIKIFNVGSRYLVNRVQDHVQSRTVYYLMNIHVTPRSIYLSRHGESELNLRGRIGGDSGLSERGKQFACALATFIRSQCIQDLKVWTSHMKRTIQTAEALHVPYEQWKALNEIDAGVCEEMTYEEIQANHPEEFALRDQDKYRYRYPKGESYEDLVQRLEPVIMELERQENVLVICHQAVMRCLLAYFLDKSAEELPYLKCPLHTVLKLTPVAYGCEVESIFLNIEAVNTHRERPQNVDVTRDPEEALDTVPDHY
- the PFKFB1 gene encoding 6-phosphofructo-2-kinase/fructose-2,6-bisphosphatase 1 isoform X2 → MEEKPAKIPASVPQFTNSPTMVIMVGLPARGKTYISKKLTRYLNWIGIPTKVFNVGQYRREAVQTYKNYEFFRPDNEEAMQIRRQCALAALRDVHTYLSSEEGQVAVFDATNTTRERRALILQFAKEHGYKVFFIESICDDPDIIQENITQVKLSSPDYKDCNRDEVVEDFLKRIECYQKTYQPLDDELDSSLSYIKIFNVGSRYLVNRVQDHVQSRTVYYLMNIHVTPRSIYLSRHGESELNLRGRIGGDSGLSERGKQFACALATFIRSQCIQDLKVWTSHMKRTIQTAEALHVPYEQWKALNEIDAGVCEEMTYEEIQANHPEEFALRDQDKYRYRYPKGESYEDLVQRLEPVIMELERQENVLVICHQAVMRCLLAYFLDKSAEELPYLKCPLHTVLKLTPVAYGCEVESIFLNIEAVNTHRERPQHRSYKASQAPLYRHYRSVPMASPEPTKQPCWEDLGRSPPPCLFGPQNVDVTRDPEEALDTVPDHY
- the PFKFB1 gene encoding 6-phosphofructo-2-kinase/fructose-2,6-bisphosphatase 1 isoform X4 — protein: MEEKPAKIPASVPQFTNSPTMVIMVGLPARGKTYISKKLTRYLNWIGIPTKVFNVGQYRREAVQTYKNYEFFRPDNEEAMQIRRQCALAALRDVHTYLSSEEGQVAVFDATNTTRERRALILQFAKEHGYKVFFIESICDDPDIIQENITQVKLSSPDYKDCNRDEVVEDFLKRIECYQKTYQPLDDELDSSLSYIKIFNVGSRYLVNRVQDHVQSRTVYYLMNIHVTPRSIYLSRHGESELNLRGRIGGDSGLSERGKQFACALATFIRSQCIQDLKVWTSHMKRTIQTAEALHVPYEQWKALNEIDAGVCEEMTYEEIQANHPEEFALRDQDKYRYRYPKGESYEDLVQRLEPVIMELERQENVLVICHQAVMRCLLAYFLDKSAEELPYLKCPLHTVLKLTPVAYGCEVESIFLNIEAVNTHRERPQNVDVTRDPEEALDTVPDHY